The Culex pipiens pallens isolate TS chromosome 2, TS_CPP_V2, whole genome shotgun sequence DNA window ttatgcACTCTGATAGAGCAACATCATTAACCCTTGCACCACGACGGGTCTGACACGACATtattaatgaattttaaaagtaCAAACTATAAATGGGATAATTACGCACTTTTTTTAACAATGCCAAACATATTAACGATCCTGTCTCTTCAACGGATAAACCTGATCgcagaagcgaaaaaaaaaataatcaaacaaatttaattacTCTTTTTTTGATTGCCATCTGTCACTCGGACATGTTATAAAATTAGAGCCGCAAACatggaaatttattttcccaCCACTCGATCACACACACCCAAACAAATACGCACAAATACATCCGCTAATACCGtgtgcaaataaaaataaggtAGGAAAAAATGGTGAGTGTGTTGTTGTCATACACGCTCACACGTGTCAAATCCGAAAAATGCACCCACAAAGCAGGCTGCAGCGTTTTTCCAGCAGCATAGCACACGTGTGACGATTCGCAACACCGCCTGCTACGACCAGTAGCAATGTGTGCGCGCTTGTAtttctgtttttatttattttgattttttttgtttgaaaaaaaatgttgttttcttCCCCACTAATTAACTATTATTTATGCatgatttattaatattttattttctcccGTAACGCACTTGTACCTCTACCCCCTcaaaacatgtttcaaaaaatatgatacGTTCCCCCTCCCTTATGTGTAGCACCCCGCCCCCGTTCATCCATCACCCTTCATGTATATGTGTGTATGTAGTTCCATTTGTCCCTtgtgaaataataataaaaaaaaagttttatgtttCGCCAACTGCGTATTGGCGCGTCGCTGTAATCATttgtaatagttttttttcgttcgttttttttaaggaacggtagcaaaaatgtaatttttaatccgCTGAGACAAGCGTTCGTGGATGAGCTTAaaagctcacaaaaaaaaacattgcgagAGAGTCTGTGTGCGACGATAATGCCATGCGAAAACCGATTTATTCAACAATTAGGCTCAATTTCCATGTCTGTTTTTCTCTTCCCACCCCCTCACATCACTTGCTTGATAATAATCCGAAAAACAGCCGTTCCGCCGTTATCCGGGGCCGCGTCGTCACGTCGCTGCAGATGGGGCTGGTCGGAGTTCGCGTGAGCACTTCGACACCGTTGGAGGGATTCACGCTGACGCGGGACGACGGATGGTTCGATCTGATGGTGAACGGAGGAGGTGCGATCACGTTGCAGTTTGGCCGATCGCCGTTCCGGCCGCAGACGCGGATTGTGCAGGTACCGTGGAACGAGGTGGTCATCATCGATACGGTGGTGATGTCTACGCTGGACGACAAGGAGAAGAGTGGAATTCCGCACACGTGCTTCTCGCACGATTACGACTCGATGAAGCCGGTCGTGTTGGCCACGTGGAAGCACGGATTCCAGGGGGCGTGTCCGGATCGGAGCGCCATCTTGGCGGAATCGCAGGTGGTGCAGGAATCGTTGGCGATTCCTGGAACTGGGCTGAACCTGGTTTACCATAGCAGTCGTGCCGCTGGATATTTGTCCACGATCAAGTTGCAGCTGACTCCGGATACGATCCCGCAAACACTTAAGCTGATCCACCTGAGGATCACCATCGAAGGAATCCTGTTCGAGCGGGTATTCGAAGCTGACCCGGGTATCAAGTTCACGTACCCGTGGAATCGCCTCAACATTTACCGCCAACGCGTCTACGGCATTACGACGGCCGTGGTCAAGGTCGGATATCAGTACACCGACTGCAAGGACATCATCTGGGACGTGCAGACGACCAAGCTGAGCGGACACGACATGAGCATCTCCGAAGTTGGAGGATGGAACCTGGACATTCACCACCGGTACAACTTCCACGAGGGCATTCTGCAGAAGGGAGACGGATCCAACATCTACCTGAAGCACAAGCCACGTGTGATCCTCACCACCATGGGCGACGGCCATCAACGACCGCTGGATTGTAACGACTGCAACGGAGTTTCCGCCAAGCAACGATTGCTCGCACCGGTCGCCCTAGCGGCAGCCCCCGATGGTTCTCTCTACGTAGGAGACTTCAACTACATCCGAAGGATCATGATCGACGGAACCGTCAAGACAGTGGTGAAACTGAACGCAACCCGCGTCTCCTACCGCTACCACATGGCCCTCAGTCCGCTCGATGGATCGCTGTACGTGTCCGACCCGGAATCGCACCAGATCATCAAGGTCAAAAACAAGGACGACTCGCACGATCCCGAACACAACTGGGAACCGATCGTCGGAAGCGGCGAACGATGCCTGCCCGGAGATGAAGCCCACTGCGGAGACGGAGGACTCGCCCGCGATGCCAAGCTGGCCTACCCGAAGGGAGTCGCCATCTCGTCCGACAACGTACTCTTCTTCGCCGACGGAACCAACATCCGAATGGTCGATCGCGACGGCGTGATCAGCACCCTGATCGGCAACCACATGCACAAGTCCCACTGGAAGCCGGTCCCGTGCGAGGGCACTCTCAAGATCGAAGAAATGCACCTCCGATGGCCCACCGAGCTGACGATCAACCCACTGGACGACACCCTACACATCATCGACGATCACATGATCCTGCGCATGACTCCGGACGGACGAGTTCGCGTGATCGCGGGACGACCTCTGCACTGCTCATCCGCCTCACCAACCACGTTCGACTCGGATCTCGCCGCTCACGCCACCCTCGTCATGCCACAAAGCATCGCGTTCGCACCGTCAGGTGATCTCTACGTCGCAGAGTCCGACTCCCAACGCATCAACCGAATCCGCGTTATCGGAACCGACGGCAAGATCGCCGCGTACGCCGGCGCCGAGTCCAAGTGTAACTGTCTAGAGCGCGGCTGTGACTGCTACGAAGCCGATCACTACCTGGCGATCAGTGCCAAATTCAACACGATCTCGGCCATCACGGTCACCCCCGACGGTCACGTTCACATCGCCGATCAGGCCAACTACCGCATCCGTTCGGTGATTTCAAGCCTGCCAGAAGCCGGAACCTCAAAGGAGTACGAAATCTACGCCCCGAACGCGCAAGAAATCTACGTGTTCAACCGCTTCGGACAGCACATCGCCACCAAGAACATCATGACCGGCGAGATCACGTACAGCTTCCTGTACAACGTCAACACCTCGAACGGCAAACTCAGCACGGTCACCGACGCCGCCGGAAACAAGGTGTTCCTGCTGCGTGACTACACCTCGCAGGTCAACTCGATCGAAAACACCAAGGGTCAAAAGTGCCGTCTCCGGATGACCCGCATGAAGATGCTGCACGAACTCAGCACTCCAGACAACTACAACGTCACGTTCGACTACCAAGGACCAACGGGACTGCTCAAGACGAAGCTCGACTCAACCGGACGCTCCTACGTGTACAACTACGACGAGTTTGGTCGCCTAACATCGGCCGTCACCCCAACCGGCAAGGTCATCGATCTAACCTTCGACCTGTCCGTCAAGGGCGCCACCGTCAAGGTCACCGAAAACTCCCAACGCGAGGTCTCCATGCTCATCCAAGGATCCTCCGTCGTTTCCCGTGTCGGTGAAGCCGCCACCAAAACCACCGTCCTCGTCGACGGAAGCACCACCAGCGTCTCCCCATGGGGCAACACCGTGTCCGTCGAGTCCGTCCCCTACATCCTGCTCGCCGAAATCGACCCCCTCCTCGGCGAAAGCTACCCCGTCCCGTCCAAGCAGCGCACCGAAATCAATGGCGACCTGTCGAACCGCTTCGAGTGGCGCTACTTCATCCGGCACGTCCCTGTGCGCGGCAAGAACTCCCGCGCCCTCACCCAGGTCGGCCGCAAGCTGCGCGTCAACGGCGAGAACCTTCTAACGTTCGAGTACGAAAAGGACAGCTCCTCGATCACGGTCTCCGTGGACGACAAGACCGAACTGCTGAACGTCACGTACGACAAGTCTTCGCGACCGGTCGCGTACCGCCCACAGTCGGGAGAGTACGCCGACGTGGATCTGGAGTACGATCGCTTCGGACGGTTGATCTCGTGGAAGTGGGGCAATCTTAAGGAGGAGTACACCTTTGATCGCGCAGGTCGGCTCAACGAGATCAAGTACGGCGACGGCAGCTCGATCGTGTACGCGTTCAAGGACATGTTCAGCAGTCTGCCGTTGAAGGTGACGACTCCGCGCCGATCGGACTACCTGCTGCAGTACGACGACGCGGGGGCGCTGCAATCGCTGACGACTCCACGCGGGCACATCCACGCGTTCTCGCTGCAAACCTCGCTTGGGTTCTTCAAGTACCAGTACTTCTCGCCGATCAACCGCCATCCGTTCGAGATTCTGTACAACGACGACGGGCAGATCTTGGCCAAGATTCATCCGCACCAGTCGGGTAAGGTGGCGTTCGTTTATGACAACGCTGGTCGGTTGGAGACCATCCTGGCTGGACTCTCTTCGACGCAGTACACCTACCAGGAAAGTACGAGCCTGGTCAAGTTGGTTGAGGTGCTGGAACCTGGATTCGAGCTGCGACGTGAATTCAAGTACCACGCCGGCGTGATGAAGGACGAGAAGCTCAAGTTTGGCTCGAAGAGTGCGCTGGCTTCGGCTCACTTCAAGTATCAGTACGATGGAAATGCAAGGATGAGTGGAATCGAGATGGACATTGACGGTAAGGATTTGCCGATCATGCGGTTCAAGTACGGACAGAGCTTGGGAACACTGGATGCGATCAGCGATCTGAGGATTACGAGGAATGCGTTCAACAGGACGGTTGTGCAGGACACCTCGAAGCAGTTCTTTACGATCACGGACTTTGACGAGCACGGAAGGGTGAAGAGTGTGCTGATCAACatcaagtcgtttgacgtttataGATTGGAGTTGGACTACGATTTGAGGAACAGGATCAAGACGCACAAGGTTATGGTTGGTCGCGTGACATCGCTTGATAAGGTCAACTACAACGCTGATGGACATGTTAGTGAGGTCGTTGGCACGAACAGCTGGAAGTATCTGTACGATGAGAATGGCAACATCATTGGAATTCTGGAGCAGGGCGACAAGACCAACTTAGGGTACGACACCGGTGATCGAGTGGTTCAGATTGGTGATGTGGAGTTTAACAGCTACGATGCTCGCGGATACGTTGTGCGTCGAGGTGAGCAAAAGTATCGCTACAACAACCGAGGCCAGCTGATCCATGCGTTGGAGCGCGATCGCTTCCAGACGTGGTACTTCTACGACGATATGGGACGCCTGGTGGCAAGTCATGACGAGAAGGGCAACGTTACGCAATACTTCTACGCAAACATCAACGCACCGGAACTGATCACGCACATTCACTACCCGAAGGTCGCGAAGACATTCCGATTCTTGTACGACGATCGCGACATGTTGGTGGCGGTGGAGACCGGCGAGCAGCGATACTACGTGGCTACCGATCAGAACGGATCGCCGATCGCGTTCTTCGACATCAACGGCAACATCGTGAAGGAGATCCGCCGTACGCCGTTCGGCAAGATCGTCAAGGACTCGAACCCGGACTTTTTCGTGCCGATCGACTTCCACGGAGGTCTGCTCGACCCGAACACCCGACTGGTTTACATGGAGAAGCGCCTTTACGACACGGCGGTCGGCCAATGGATGACCCCGTACTGGGAACAGCTCGCCACCGAGATGCGTCTGCCGACGGACGTGTTCATCTACCGATTCCACAACAACGATCCGATCAATAGGAAAGAACCGATGAACTACATGAACGACCTCAAGTCGTGGCTGCGACTGTTCGGGTACGACGTGACCAAGATGCAGGGCTCGACCTACACCAAGGACATGATCTACCGGCCGAACGCCATGATCAAGTCACCCCAGCTGGCGCCCGACTTTGGCGTAATGTCCGGACTGCAGTGCATCGTTGAGAAGGTAGGTTGATCGTGGTTAAATTTCGGATTGACTTTAGACTGATCGCGCTTTTTATTTTCTCCATAGGTTGACGAAAAGTTCTCGGACTTTGGCTTCGTGCCGAAGCCGCTGCTTAAGATGGAGCTCAAGACGAGGAATCTGCTGCCGCGGGTTGCCTACCGGCGAGGCGTGTTTGGCGAGGGAGTGCTGATATCCCGCATCGACGGACGAGCGCTGGTCAGCGTGGTCGACGGATCGAACAGCGTCGTTCAGGACGTAGTTTCCTCCGTGTTCAACAGCTCGTACTTCCTGGATCTGCACTTTAGCATTCACGATCAGGACGTGTTTTACTTCGTCAAGGACAACATCATGAAGCTGCGCGATGACACGGAAGAGTTGCGCCGGCTTGGTGGAATGTTCAACATCTCGACGCACGACATCAACGATCATGCGGTCTCGAACGGTAAGGAACTGCGGCTGCACGGCCCGGACGCCGTGGTCATCATCAAGTACGGCGTCGATCCGGAACAGGAACGGCACCGCATCTTGAAGCACGCTCACAAGCGGGCCGTCGAACGGGCCTGGGAGCTCGAGAAGCAGCTGGTGGCCGCTGGATTCCAGGGTCGCGGCGACTGGACCGAGGAAGAGAAGGAAGAACTGATCTCGCACGGTGACGTCGACGGATGGGTCGGGGTGGACATTCACAGCATACACAAGTACCCGCAACTCGCGGATGACCCCGGCAACGTGGCCTTCCAGCGGGACTCGAAGCGAAAACGACGGAAGAGCGGAAGCCACAAAGCGCAAACGCTCCGACAGCACAGGCACGAGAGCTCGTGAAATAGCACCACCCTAGCGTAAGCAAAAAACAAACTCTCTATCCAATCTGTGAAgctttccaaaaacaaaacaaaaaaaacgcatgaaaaacaagtaaattttcaaagaacGCTCTCTCTTGCTCTTTTAAGGAAAATCTTTCTCCGAGAACTGATTTGAAGAAAGAGAAGTGAATATTAGAAATATTGTGATACATAGATTTATTTTGGATTATTTTCGTAGggttaaaacaaaacaacatcaacaacaacataaaaacaaaaaaaaagacgatGATAGGACGACGTTAAGCGTGACCGTAACAAGTTTTCTACACTTGCGCAGAACGaaaattatgaaacaaaaaaaatcctttctcaTTCAAGTCCGCAAAATGATAATATCAACagcaaacaacaacacacacaaaaacacagGAAGCAAACACACCATTGATCAAAATGCCCCAAAAATAAGGTCCTTTTTCTTGCTTGAAGAATCGTGAAATTATGAAAGACAAATAATACTCTCTCCAACAAAAACTCGTTTTCGTACATTTTTGAGAGCGACTCTCTGCGGTCTTTCACTCTCGTTTACCGAGTCATGGTTTGCTTACCTTTGACGAAGTAGGCTAGGCCGAATTCGATTCGAAGATCTTGCTGCGTTCTTTCGTTGTtttatttcttgacttttttttgataaggtcctataaacaaatgtaaacattgagtgtatcccgcttactccgatggactttgacataaggtgtgaaagggatacactcaatgtttacatttgtttataggaccttatcaaaaaaaagtcaagatttcttTTTCACACTTTCACTAATcacaaccgtttttttttttcgaatgacgTCCCCACGAGCAAAtccccaattgggtcctaaaatgaagtttaaatttgtgatattattgttcacaacgataaagcttatttttcttagtTAAATGACCCTTTGCACAACCACAAAggattcaaaattgatttttaaatcaattttgaaaaattagcttcgcggtccttcttgacagataaggtcctacttgacagctcgttccaaggggaccatagttgatccatcgaaaaaatgttgtcttgtcatttgttttgcattttattggaaaaaggtgatcagaaatggtttttaatcatgttttaaaccgttgtacataaaaaattacataaggctttaggaccctattctaTTTCTCACCCTCTCACAGTATTGTTGTTTTTTGCAAGCagtaacataaccaaacttttcggcaccctcaTCAAACATCAAGTCAGTACAAACATGTTGCCGGATCTTTTTCCGGATCTCttccggaaaagatccggcagcaatttttcatggtttgacgtttgctacGAGAGATCAAAGAGCGTCTCTTCGTGTCtatttgattttatgttttgttttgacattttcacGAGTCGATTAATCACTAAAACTTtcacgcgttttttttttttatgactgtttaaaatcgttttttcttaaaaatttccgTAATTTTTTTAACGTCTCCACGATGACAGTTCAGCTAACGTGACTGCGTTCTTGTTAGTCAAAGTGGCTGCGTACTTTTTCCTTCGTATGGTGAAATGACcaattgtcatttttggacagtggaaaaaagaaaaacgcaaatttCACGATTCTGCAAGTAGGAAAAAAGACTCTTGCTAACCCCACTCTGAAAAGAGCGTAaagagaaaacatatttttatagagTAAGCTACAAACACGCAGGCAGAAAACAGATCAAACAATAATCCATtgtgaaatacacacacaacatataaaagtgaaaaagtaaaacaaGTAACGTAATAAATATGGTTTCCGCCATGTTGTGAATGTCGCcagtttttctaaaaaacaaccCACACTGACCCATCTAAAAACAGAATATTATTTCATCGCATCGCAGTTATCATCCGCTTTAAACCCCCGCCCCCAACTCCCCAACAATACTCGTACATTGTATGGTGGAAACAAAAGTGTATCATCATCATACAAACATAAACACAAATggtaaaatcaaatcaaaatcacatTCTCACGCCATTCCGTGAACCacgttttttcaaacaaaactagAACAAAAACGACGTATAGAGGAAGGGAAAATATTatcattttatatattttgcagaaagaaaaaaaaaaagacgaaaGGATGAGAAAGTAAGAAAACGCAAACGGACAAGCAGAacaaaacagaagaaaaaaaaacacttataaATAGGAGAACAATGTAGTTAATTAGCTGAAAATTAAATGTGGAAAATTGTGAATGTCTTTTAGCACGTAAGCAGCAGTTTTAAGGcaaacaaaagaaaataaaacgaaTGTGACAGTAGAATATGGAAATTGCATGATGGAAAATTCtctaacacacacacaaccaacaaaaaaaagcaaactttGGTGTTGTGCAAACAGTGCCATTGAACTAGTCgatactgtaaaaaaaaagaaactcacaaacaaatgaaaaaagaataaaacaatTACCGGAGACAACTCAGCAAATGGTCgtggaaatatttttacaaaacagaaaaaagaagaaacaaaatTGAGAAGACACAAATCAAGAAGTGACTGAGAAATCTCACCGAAAGCGGGAGATACAACATAACAAAGAAAAAGGAGAAGATTACAAGTGGTGCCATATGAAAGCGGGGGGAGACGAGACGGAAACGAATGCACACGTTATTGAACGAAAACAAAAGGGGAAATGATAAAACACTTAATCCGTAGGTGACATTTGTACAGTAAACTTAGTAAACACTAGTGATAAAGAGACAAAATAAGTAAACAAAACAGTGAGACAGACGAAACGATATAAACAAAATAGTGAAATCTTCTCCTTTTTGcagaaattttaatggttttatcGGCGCGCCAGCGCGCGCAGTAGGCCATGAGACGATTCTATTACCCCGAACGCGTAGTACTAGAATGGCCCCGCCCcctaaaaaacacaaacacacgcatACTAGTGATGTGTAGTAGGCCGTGTTTTTAATTTGTGTGCGTCGTGAGCGCACGCGCCAAGCAGTGGTGTTTTTAATTTCGATTCCAAATCGAGCTTAACGTGACgacaaacaatttcctattttGCGTTTCATAACCCCTTTTGATACAtcacacaaacaacaacaacaaaataacgAAATCACACAGACACAAATCCGTCTTGCTTCCTGATTTtaactgaataaaaaaagaTGAATGATAATTAAAAACAGATAATCTCCTAGCAAATGTCGATATAGAAATGGGGAAACATAAAACTCACACAGCTCCAAATGGTTGGCTCAAAAACGGcaaacaagaagaaaaaaatggtaaattctCTTTTCTTGGCTTCTACAGGGTATTTGTAATAAATTCTTATATGAACCGAACACATGGAAGGTAATCTAAAACACGAAGCAGATGAAATAGAACAAGAATCACTACCGAATAAGCATCATTTAAATCAagcgaaacaaaaacaaaaaaatacagaaaacataaaacatagtTGACTAAAGATAACGCAAACAATACCAAAACATATAAGTAGCAAACCACTCAAACATATGGAAGTGAAGCGACATTTTGTTTTCAGTTTACTGaactcacacaaacacacattcaAACAGTACTCGTTTACAGCAATACTCTCAGACACAGCACACAAATACACCAATACTCGCTCTGATTCTGTCTCCTCGAAAAAAACTGGAAGACGCTTGCAAACTATTTTTTGTCTGAAACCTATTCTGTTACGTTCCAGAATAGGAGATTGTTTATTTTGCCCCTCGCCTCCCAAATAACAATAGAAACTGCTTAAGTTTCGTTCGTTGAATATAAATGGTCAAACCCGCgatcccaacaaaaaaaaaaacagaaaaaaacaagctAAGATGAATGTAGAACTGTAGAGAAaataaagcaaacaaaaaaaaatgaatgaaagaaTGAAGTAAAAACTCAAAAGCAATACGAGAAAACGGCGACTAACTTTTCTCGGTGTAGGAAAAAGAAGTAGAAGTGACTTCCGCACAGCGCGCCtactttgatcttttttttccgTACACGACACATACGATTCCGACTCATTGCCGTGCCCCGTTTCGAAACGAGAGGCcggatttttgtttcaaaacaaaacaatttagaCCGTCGATACGAAATTgtgcaatcaaaaattttgttttcttaccCTCGACCGCAAAGAGGAAAGAAATATCAATCAATGTACTGAAGAGTGCGTCTTTTTTCCAAGGAAAAAGATGGCGCTCCCTTTTTGACTATTGTTTAAGATCAGAACTCGAATGAATTAAAAATCAGGAAAAACAAATCTGAAAGACTTTGTACATAATTTGTGTATTTATTGGTTAATCTTGTctgctttttttaaaacaaactcaaaatTAAGCAGTTTACCACTACGCTAAGTTTGTTTATCAGTTTAGAGCAAACGTTGTAAATAGTGCTCTCTATCActcaacacacaacacaacttTAACGGAAAGACTTAGTTGTAGCTTCTTtttccgaaataaaaaaaacacgggGCAAACTTCCCCGCCAGAATTCGTGTCGTGTagcaaagcaaacaaaaaaaacactatataAAGAGGCAGAATATCTGTGAGCATTACTATAATATAGTAATTCCGCTCTCTTCCGAATGGAATATTCTCTCTGTAAAAAAAGAACAGTAAACCTTGCTCCCTCCgtgttattttgtaaatttttatttcaacttcCCGA harbors:
- the LOC120427875 gene encoding teneurin-m isoform X6, with the protein product MNSYEFNATMECRDNGILRGAVKNNTRGCLLDGVPPSAPPDVPPRNPTMSRMNGRVTGNPTELGVDFEPSCLVRTPSGNVYIPSGNLGEHHFHESYYHQPETTINNKGSPIDYKTGSACSTPTKDTLKSCDRYMGPVLPPRSAMCGPPSHHYSAPLNFRKGFTFTKCTWKCTAILVILLSVILVITLLLTASNVLSISYPTTNPCTVLVDEKAEISAAKSTIADANRAADSGTAPGRPKPALSSSSPADSPSLSSASTSAASSSAASTAPANSNSNNNNGNNGGARTFPARSFPPDGTTFSQISLGARLSKEIPPYSYWNMQFYQSEPAYVKFDYGIPRGASIGVYARRNALPTHTQYHFKEVLSGFNARQTRAAHPSMRREVTRYMEPGHWFLSIYNDDGDAQEITFYGAVAEDMTQNCPNGCSGNGQCLLGHCQCNPGYGGDDCSESVCPVLCSQRGEYINGECQCNPGWKGKECSLRHDECEVPDCNGHGHCVSGKCSCVRGYKGKFCEEVDCPHPTCSGHGFCADGTCICKKGWKGPDCAAMDQDALQCLPDCSGHGSFDLDSQTCTCEPKWSGEDCSQELCDLNCGQHGRCVGDACACDAGWGGEFCNSRLCDPRCNEHGQCKNGTCLCVTGWNGKHCTLEGCPSGCSQHGQCHVSGELMWECRCYEGWDGVDCSVPLEQNCGDNKDNDRDGLVDCEDPECCSSHSCKTSQLCVSAPKPIDVLLRKQPPAITASFFERMKFLIDEGSLQNYAKLETFNESVFWNHFNASRSAVIRGRVVTSLQMGLVGVRVSTSTPLEGFTLTRDDGWFDLMVNGGGAITLQFGRSPFRPQTRIVQVPWNEVVIIDTVVMSTLDDKEKSGIPHTCFSHDYDSMKPVVLATWKHGFQGACPDRSAILAESQVVQESLAIPGTGLNLVYHSSRAAGYLSTIKLQLTPDTIPQTLKLIHLRITIEGILFERVFEADPGIKFTYPWNRLNIYRQRVYGITTAVVKVGYQYTDCKDIIWDVQTTKLSGHDMSISEVGGWNLDIHHRYNFHEGILQKGDGSNIYLKHKPRVILTTMGDGHQRPLDCNDCNGVSAKQRLLAPVALAAAPDGSLYVGDFNYIRRIMIDGTVKTVVKLNATRVSYRYHMALSPLDGSLYVSDPESHQIIKVKNKDDSHDPEHNWEPIVGSGERCLPGDEAHCGDGGLARDAKLAYPKGVAISSDNVLFFADGTNIRMVDRDGVISTLIGNHMHKSHWKPVPCEGTLKIEEMHLRWPTELTINPLDDTLHIIDDHMILRMTPDGRVRVIAGRPLHCSSASPTTFDSDLAAHATLVMPQSIAFAPSGDLYVAESDSQRINRIRVIGTDGKIAAYAGAESKCNCLERGCDCYEADHYLAISAKFNTISAITVTPDGHVHIADQANYRIRSVISSLPEAGTSKEYEIYAPNAQEIYVFNRFGQHIATKNIMTGEITYSFLYNVNTSNGKLSTVTDAAGNKVFLLRDYTSQVNSIENTKGQKCRLRMTRMKMLHELSTPDNYNVTFDYQGPTGLLKTKLDSTGRSYVYNYDEFGRLTSAVTPTGKVIDLTFDLSVKGATVKVTENSQREVSMLIQGSSVVSRVGEAATKTTVLVDGSTTSVSPWGNTVSVESVPYILLAEIDPLLGESYPVPSKQRTEINGDLSNRFEWRYFIRHVPVRGKNSRALTQVGRKLRVNGENLLTFEYEKDSSSITVSVDDKTELLNVTYDKSSRPVAYRPQSGEYADVDLEYDRFGRLISWKWGNLKEEYTFDRAGRLNEIKYGDGSSIVYAFKDMFSSLPLKVTTPRRSDYLLQYDDAGALQSLTTPRGHIHAFSLQTSLGFFKYQYFSPINRHPFEILYNDDGQILAKIHPHQSGKVAFVYDNAGRLETILAGLSSTQYTYQESTSLVKLVEVLEPGFELRREFKYHAGVMKDEKLKFGSKSALASAHFKYQYDGNARMSGIEMDIDGKDLPIMRFKYGQSLGTLDAISDLRITRNAFNRTVVQDTSKQFFTITDFDEHGRVKSVLINIKSFDVYRLELDYDLRNRIKTHKVMVGRVTSLDKVNYNADGHVSEVVGTNSWKYLYDENGNIIGILEQGDKTNLGYDTGDRVVQIGDVEFNSYDARGYVVRRGEQKYRYNNRGQLIHALERDRFQTWYFYDDMGRLVASHDEKGNVTQYFYANINAPELITHIHYPKVAKTFRFLYDDRDMLVAVETGEQRYYVATDQNGSPIAFFDINGNIVKEIRRTPFGKIVKDSNPDFFVPIDFHGGLLDPNTRLVYMEKRLYDTAVGQWMTPYWEQLATEMRLPTDVFIYRFHNNDPINRKEPMNYMNDLKSWLRLFGYDVTKMQGSTYTKDMIYRPNAMIKSPQLAPDFGVMSGLQCIVEKVDEKFSDFGFVPKPLLKMELKTRNLLPRVAYRRGVFGEGVLISRIDGRALVSVVDGSNSVVQDVVSSVFNSSYFLDLHFSIHDQDVFYFVKDNIMKLRDDTEELRRLGGMFNISTHDINDHAVSNGKELRLHGPDAVVIIKYGVDPEQERHRILKHAHKRAVERAWELEKQLVAAGFQGRGDWTEEEKEELISHGDVDGWVGVDIHSIHKYPQLADDPGNVAFQRDSKRKRRKSGSHKAQTLRQHRHESS